The Lycium ferocissimum isolate CSIRO_LF1 unplaced genomic scaffold, AGI_CSIRO_Lferr_CH_V1 ctg653, whole genome shotgun sequence genome includes the window TCAACCATGCTTTACGAAACTCTTTGGTAGTTCGAGTAAAGAGAGAATTTCTGAAGTATCATAATGTGTGGCAATGATATTTTCAGTATTCTGCTCCATGAATGAACTACCAGAAAATGCAAACATCTTAACTCTTAACCGCTTGCTCTGGACATTTTGTCTGATATTGGAACACTGGAGATGATATTAATGAGTCTATCATGCCTTCGTTGCTCATATTTGAACGTCCTGATTAACAGCATCACAGTTTCCTAGGTGCTTTTTTTCCAATATGCAATTCCTATTTCAGCGCACTGTCTTTCCTTGCAGTCTTCCATGGGATTGATGAAAGAAATTGCTATTCTCGAAATTGAAATAATGCGTTTGGAGCGATATCTACTCTCCCTTTACCGGACAGCTTTTCAGCAGAATCTCCCAGCTTTGTTGGAAAATCAGAAAAGCCATTTACAGGGCAAGATAAGCTCCCCTACCCAGTCTACAACTGACCAATCATATTCCAATGTAGAACTAGATATGTCAAAATGTGGTGCGAACCAATATGACCGAACCTCCACTACATATGTTTTTGCTGGTTCAAGTGATCAGATTCAGACTGCCAAGAAGTCATCATCCATAAGGGTAGATACATCCAACTCCTGAACATTTACATATCGTTAAATTTATATTACATTACATGTTGTGTCAGTTAGAATTTTCTCTTTTGTCTTTCCTCAAGGCATTAATTGAGTGACAAAGTGTCTATTATGAATAACTGCAGGAAAAGTTTGCTGATTCTGGCCACCGTAGCCTTGCGGATCATCTCACGGCCTCTCGCATGGATGACGTTCTTAGTTATCCTGATAGGCTGTCTGAAGAAATAGTGAGATGCATATCTTGTATATACTGCAAATTTGCCAACCCCGAAATTCTTGCTCAAAAGGGATTATCAGTTTCTTCTACTTCGTCGTTATCATCATCAAGCACATTTTCTCCGAGAAATCTTTCAGGCAGCTGGAGCTCACATCACAATGAGGAGAGCACTGAGCAATATGAATTTGACGTCTGTAAAGATGACAGCAGGCCATATTCTACAATGATAGAAATTTTGAAGATATGTCTAGATGACGATAGTTTCAATTATGCCACTGCAATGCTTCATAAGTTCAGGTTATTCACAACTGACACTAGTAGTTCAAATTGATATTTTTATGATATTTCTAGAGTTTAAGAGCACAGAATCTTTAATACCTGCTAGTGTGgacttgattaaaaaaaacatgttaaGAACTGTTTGAGAAGCTTACCCTGTTTGAATTTGTCATCCTTTGCCGTTTACTAATTAGCTGTGAAAATGTGCCATCTGGAAGAATATTTAATTGTAAATTGTAAGTTCTACTGCATCTGAAATTATTGCCACAACTATTTGTTGCCTTTCTCCCTCACTTTCTCCACTAATCAAGGCTAAAGAGCAGATTCAACTTCCAAATGGGCAAATGACAAGAACAATCTGGATATACTCAATATGGTATAAGTTTATTCTTACTAATTTGATGCTCTGCAGGTCACTGGTTAAGAGCCTTGAAAAGGTTGACCCAAGAAACATGAAGCGTGAAGAAAAGCTAACATTTTGGATTAATATTCACAATGCCCTGGTGATGCATGTAAgattttctcaaagtttcttttGAACAGTAGCTTAGTAACATTTTACCTTGAAACAGATTGATTTGTATTATCCCTTATGGAAAACTTACCGCTTAGGAGACTACAAAATCATCTAACGTGGAGCTATTGTTTTAGAATTTCAATCTTTTCATTTATTCTTCTCATACTCTTGTTGGGAGAATGACACTCTCAGTTATACTTCTCGTCGCCAGTACCGTACTAGGACTGCATATGCTgttcaaataatcaaatatgaaGTGCCATTCTGGAATGCATTATGCTTCATTTCAATTGGCTAAGTAGTACTTTAATTAATACTTGTGTCAACTATTCTTGCACTCATTGCTCAAGACTAGCTTTTGATTTGGCCTCCTAATCTGGGGATTGTActgtttctctttctttttaacCATTTTATCCATCCTATTGAGACCAGTTATGAGATACTATATGACTTCTTTTCAGGCTTATTTAGCCTATGGAACTCAAAATTCTGTCAGAAGTTCTTCAATCTTGAAGGTAAAAGGCAtagcctttatttttttatttatatgtttACTTAGTATAGTATCAATAAATCTGAGTTTGTTATAAAAATATTGCAGGCAGCTTATAATGTGGGTGGCCACTGCGTAAATGCTTATGTCATACAGAGCTCCATATTAGGGATACGACCACACTATTCTGCACCGGTATGCTGAATGCTAAGTAACATCCTATTACTAAGATCGCCTTACCTTTACACAGAACATCCTATTACTAAATTGACATGCGTGTGTCATCCCATGACAGAACTATATTCTAGGTTTCTTAGCACTTCTTCCTATTTGACGGCTAGCCTGATTGTGGATTATCAGCATTACATTCTCTTAATTAGTGAATTGTTCTTCAATGCTATTTTAGTTAGAGAAATGCTTGTTTAATATTCTGACCTCTTCAGTTTGAGAATGGTGTGGACTGACAAGGAAAGATGCAAATAAAGTCGAAATGTTATCTGACATATGCTATCCGTCAGCAATTCTCCTACTATTTTGATGATAGAGCTAGTTTTACTACTGTTGTTCTCAGGACTTGAATTGGTATTCTAGATGAACATGCTGTCTTAAGTTTCATTAGCGCATTTGATCTGCTCAACAGCAGAGTGATGGTAAGCTAATCTTcatgagaagaaaaaaatgctGACGAAAACAAACAAGTATAGCTTGTAAAAGCATAATTATGATTGGAAAGACAATGGTCTTATCcaactttttttcttgggtGTGTTCCCAGAAATTTTGCATCTCCATTTGGAACTTTTACATTCAGATCCTATTGATATGAGTTTGGCTCCCCCATATGAACTACGTAACATTTTACGTACGAAAGAGTGGAAAGGGAAAAATAACTGTCTAAAACGATGAGGGATGATCATTTGTAGCATGCAGGGAATGCTATCATTGTTTCAAGATTCTATTAATTACTACTATATGTTTTTTCGACTGGTTGCCTTCTCTAATACAACATGAATGCAGTGGCTACAGACGCTCTTTTCTCCAGGAAAAAAGCTTGCGACGGGAAATTCCAGACATGCGTATGCCATTGAGTACCCTGAGCCACTTGTTCACTTTGCACTGTGTTTGGGTGCATCTTCTGATCCTGTGGTAATGTTCCTATAAGCTAGTAAAAAAATTCATGGACTTTGCATTAGTAGTTTGCATATTTCAATGTCACTGCATTGTGGGAGCGAAATTCAATCTGACCGTGTAATATGCTGGGCATTTGCAGATCCAGGTTTACACGGCGAAGAATGTATTTCAGGATCTTAAAGCAGCGAAAGAGGAGTTTATAAGAGCTACAGTTTGCATTAACAAGGACAAAAAGATTTATCTTCCTAAAATCATATGCTATTTTGCAAAAGATATGTCCCTGAGCACGGATGGACTACTTGAAACTGTCATGGAATCTCTACCGGAAACTCAAATGAAACTAGTCAGATCCTGCATGAAGGACAGAGCCGATAAGTTGATTTATTGGTTACCACAAAGTTGGACATTTAGATATTTGATCCAGAAACAAGTAATCCAAGGAAGGTTATCCATTTAACTGTCAATATTAGCTTAGTACTCATTTCTCTCCTTTAATTGATAAGGCTTGTAAGCATTATTATTATTCTGTTGGGATGCTCAGTAAGTTATATGGAAGAGGTGGTTGTATCGTACTATATGACGAGTCGAAAATTGTAAGTAAATTAAAGTTTGTCTGCTtgcatttttttgttttcacgGTGAAACACAACCTGCACCAATCTATGAAACTATTGTTTGGATGACGTCTGTGCATTCTAACATTTTGCTGCCCACGGTGACTCATTTCCTTCTGTACGTGGATCTGGGTGAACTCGCAAAGAGCAGGTTCCATTATATGGTGATAATTCTCTGCCTTAGGAATAGGATCATGATGCTTTTCCATATTTGCTGCTGATAGTGGTTTGGTACATGTTGCGTGGAATTCTAAGTTGTACGAGATAAACCATCGTCTCGTTGCTTTCTGCTTCATCTTGGGCTCCATATCAAATGGCATTTGAGCTGATACTGTTCAAATTCCGTTAGCTCTCTCTCAGGCATTGCTATGATAAAAAGTTGCAATTacaataagtcatcttttcggTCGCATGGCctcaaagaacaagaaaattagGATT containing:
- the LOC132045360 gene encoding uncharacterized protein LOC132045360 isoform X2, translated to MAPLLVHLTMVLSCPGIMCSICLPDLPTMISMRREHQLITLILALFQIKLQNSRYIASSMGLMKEIAILEIEIMRLERYLLSLYRTAFQQNLPALLENQKSHLQGKISSPTQSTTDQSYSNVELDMSKCGANQYDRTSTTYVFAGSSDQIQTAKKSSSIREKFADSGHRSLADHLTASRMDDVLSYPDRLSEEIVRCISCIYCKFANPEILAQKGLSVSSTSSLSSSSTFSPRNLSGSWSSHHNEESTEQYEFDVCKDDSRPYSTMIEILKICLDDDSFNYATAMLHKFRSLVKSLEKVDPRNMKREEKLTFWINIHNALVMHAYLAYGTQNSVRSSSILKAAYNVGGHCVNAYVIQSSILGIRPHYSAPWLQTLFSPGKKLATGNSRHAYAIEYPEPLVHFALCLGASSDPVIQVYTAKNVFQDLKAAKEEFIRATVCINKDKKIYLPKIICYFAKDMSLSTDGLLETVMESLPETQMKLVRSCMKDRADKLIYWLPQSWTFRYLIQKQVIQGRLSI
- the LOC132045360 gene encoding uncharacterized protein LOC132045360 isoform X3, yielding MLRLELDGSSPCPSYHGAQLPWDHVLNMSPRPSHHDIHAERAPVDHSHTCSLSNQTPKFESSMGLMKEIAILEIEIMRLERYLLSLYRTAFQQNLPALLENQKSHLQGKISSPTQSTTDQSYSNVELDMSKCGANQYDRTSTTYVFAGSSDQIQTAKKSSSIREKFADSGHRSLADHLTASRMDDVLSYPDRLSEEIVRCISCIYCKFANPEILAQKGLSVSSTSSLSSSSTFSPRNLSGSWSSHHNEESTEQYEFDVCKDDSRPYSTMIEILKICLDDDSFNYATAMLHKFRSLVKSLEKVDPRNMKREEKLTFWINIHNALVMHAYLAYGTQNSVRSSSILKAAYNVGGHCVNAYVIQSSILGIRPHYSAPTLFSPGKKLATGNSRHAYAIEYPEPLVHFALCLGASSDPVIQVYTAKNVFQDLKAAKEEFIRATVCINKDKKIYLPKIICYFAKDMSLSTDGLLETVMESLPETQMKLVRSCMKDRADKLIYWLPQSWTFRYLIQKQVIQGRLSI
- the LOC132045360 gene encoding uncharacterized protein LOC132045360 isoform X4 encodes the protein MLRLELDGSSPCPSYHGAQLPWDHVLNMSPRPSHHSSMGLMKEIAILEIEIMRLERYLLSLYRTAFQQNLPALLENQKSHLQGKISSPTQSTTDQSYSNVELDMSKCGANQYDRTSTTYVFAGSSDQIQTAKKSSSIREKFADSGHRSLADHLTASRMDDVLSYPDRLSEEIVRCISCIYCKFANPEILAQKGLSVSSTSSLSSSSTFSPRNLSGSWSSHHNEESTEQYEFDVCKDDSRPYSTMIEILKICLDDDSFNYATAMLHKFRSLVKSLEKVDPRNMKREEKLTFWINIHNALVMHAYLAYGTQNSVRSSSILKAAYNVGGHCVNAYVIQSSILGIRPHYSAPWLQTLFSPGKKLATGNSRHAYAIEYPEPLVHFALCLGASSDPVIQVYTAKNVFQDLKAAKEEFIRATVCINKDKKIYLPKIICYFAKDMSLSTDGLLETVMESLPETQMKLVRSCMKDRADKLIYWLPQSWTFRYLIQKQVIQGRLSI
- the LOC132045360 gene encoding uncharacterized protein LOC132045360 isoform X1, whose product is MLRLELDGSSPCPSYHGAQLPWDHVLNMSPRPSHHDIHAERAPVDHSHTCSLSNQTPKFESSMGLMKEIAILEIEIMRLERYLLSLYRTAFQQNLPALLENQKSHLQGKISSPTQSTTDQSYSNVELDMSKCGANQYDRTSTTYVFAGSSDQIQTAKKSSSIREKFADSGHRSLADHLTASRMDDVLSYPDRLSEEIVRCISCIYCKFANPEILAQKGLSVSSTSSLSSSSTFSPRNLSGSWSSHHNEESTEQYEFDVCKDDSRPYSTMIEILKICLDDDSFNYATAMLHKFRSLVKSLEKVDPRNMKREEKLTFWINIHNALVMHAYLAYGTQNSVRSSSILKAAYNVGGHCVNAYVIQSSILGIRPHYSAPWLQTLFSPGKKLATGNSRHAYAIEYPEPLVHFALCLGASSDPVIQVYTAKNVFQDLKAAKEEFIRATVCINKDKKIYLPKIICYFAKDMSLSTDGLLETVMESLPETQMKLVRSCMKDRADKLIYWLPQSWTFRYLIQKQVIQGRLSI